The following coding sequences are from one Salvia hispanica cultivar TCC Black 2014 chromosome 3, UniMelb_Shisp_WGS_1.0, whole genome shotgun sequence window:
- the LOC125210564 gene encoding uncharacterized protein LOC125210564: MNPDDYDLSTSDGCRRALTRALFDVVNEAKAECLAQMQREQAAAEAEARVPRPIRRRTFGSREHDVAHERLFADYFAENPRWGPNVFHRRFRMSRDLFLRIVHTLEGRDEYFQYWEDGIGRPGLTPLQKCTVAIRRLAYGTTMDMFDEYLHVGDTTGRDCLKKFCKLVVEAFGDTYLRRPIMATIARA; the protein is encoded by the coding sequence atgaatcccgacgACTACGATTTGAGTACATCGGATGGTTGCAGACGGGCCTTGACTCGAGCCTTGTTCGATGTCGTTAATGAAGCCAAGGCGGAATGCTTGGCACAAATGCAGCGGGagcaggcggcggcggaggcggaggcgcGGGTCCCTCGCCCGATACGACGTCGGACATTTGGCTCCCGCGAGCACGACGTAGCGCACGAACGTTTGTTCGCAGATTATTTTGCCGAGAATCCAAGGTGGGGCCCGAATGTTTTTCACCGCCGTTTTAGAATGAGCCGAGATCTTTTTCTCCGCATTGTGCACACGTTGGAGGGTCGTGATGAGTACTTCCAGTATTGGGAAGACGGGATCGGCAGACCCGGACTTACGCCGCTGCagaagtgcacggttgcgaTCCGCCGGTTGGCCTATGGCACAACAAtggatatgttcgacgagtaccttcacGTCGGGGATACAACCGGCCGCGATTGTCTGAAGAAATTTTGTAAGTTAGTTGTGGAGGCTTTTGGTGACACATATTTGCGACGACCGATCATGGCGACGATTGCCAGAGCCTGA
- the LOC125208915 gene encoding B3 domain-containing protein At3g19184-like: MDISTRQRAQQMSASLSPASPHFVKELRRSHVSRRFRFSIPKGFSHSYLPDHNSQVVLVDDNDDQYETSYTFDTSSLSGPGWRDFSTSHALMEQDYLVFELVDDCKFKMYIVKHNPVEEDYSIFVAGESINEEVNLNCRVKYYELCSSQDTILHSTVLEFVHIKVVAGMIIETTRIADCVREITGTSDAVEKLEARDDVLENFERIGMKVRFVRARIAQLLVALQQVENMRRAGIIREVASAPW; the protein is encoded by the exons atGGACATCTCCACCAGGCAACGAGCACAACAGATGAGTGCATCCCTCTCTCCGGCATCCCCTCATTTTGTAAAGGAACTGCGCAGATCGCACGTTTCTAGACGATTCCGCTTT AGCATACCAAAGGGGTTTAGTCATTCATATCTACCCGATCACAATAGCCAAGTAGTCTTGGTGGATGACAATGACGATCAGTACGAAACGAGTTACACGTTTGATACTAGTTCTCTAAGTGGACCAGGATGGAGAGACTTCTCGACTTCACATGCATTGATGGAACAGGATTACTTAGTTTTTGAACTTGTTGATGACTGCAAGTTTAAG ATGTATATTGTGAAACACAATCCAGTCGAAGAAG ATTACAGCATCTTCGTTGCTGGCGAATCAATCAACGAAGAAGTAAATCTAAATTGCCGAGTGAAGTATTACGAGCTGTGTAGCAGCCAAGACACAATTCTGCATTCAACTGTTTTAGAGTTCGTTCATATCAAGGTTGTTGCTGGGATGATAATCGAAACCACACGCATAGCAGATTGCGTTAGAGAGATCACGGGCACGAGTGACGCCGTTGAAAAGTTGGAGGCCCGGGACGACGTGTTAGAAAATTTTGAACGTATTGGGATGAAGGTGAGATTCGTACGAGCTCGTATAGCTCAGCTGCTAGTCGCCCTCCAACAAGTAGAGAACATGCGGAGGGCAGGGATTATTAGGGAGGTCGCCAGTGCTCCTTGGTGA